One Conger conger chromosome 7, fConCon1.1, whole genome shotgun sequence genomic window, TGATCCTGCTTATTACTAAATCATGCCACATACCCGCCAATACCCCAGCATCCACCTgtgagctctgcttctcaaAACCCACATTGTTTTTGTTACTTTTCAAGAGTTGCAGTGGTCATCTCAGGTTCCGTTACATACTCTTTGAATGTAACAAGTGACAATACACCTATCTGGGCCAGTTGGTCTTTACGTGAGGTGTGGTTATGGTACCTGTCGGCATGTCGCTATTTTGATGCTGTTCGTTACAAATGccgcaacacaaataaacatgcataTTTCACCGTGGTTATGCAGTGcctctccttttatgcatcaCTGTTGTGATGTCAAACATGCCGATGCTGTATCTTACAACTAACTTTTCCTCCTCAGCCAAGTGGGAAATTTCGGTGTTTTTCCAAATTTCAAGCATTCCCACTGTGATTTTCCTTAGTGCAAATTCAAAGTTTGCAGAGATACACAGGAGAGGCACCTCATGCCTACGGTGAAATATGATGGTTGGTCAGTGATGTTTTCCAGGAGATTTTGATTCCAGCGGTCCAGGGACAATGGTTAAGGTCAATGGTATCATGGATTCCATCAAGTATCAGGTCATTTTGGCTGACGATCAGtttgcctctaccacaaggctgagaattagctgtaggtggactttccagaaAGACAATTACTGTACCCAaatcacaatacacacacaaatggttcTGCGACAGCAAAAtatatgttctgcaatggccatctcagaaGTTGGAtttcaatccaatcgaaaacctgtgggctcaactgaagagggcagttcataaacacacacccaagaatgtgaaggatattgcaaggatctgcatagaggaatggtccaaataTGTTAtcatgaaatctattttttattaaattaatgtttcattttggcTGGTTCCACTGACAcaattaataaagtacagtatttttcatatGATATGCGGTCatatcaataattatattgtttatttttatttgggcaTTGACAGTCAtgtgtgccaataattatggagccccCTGTATATCCCAGGAAACCAATGCAGACCTATATGAAGAAGACAAGGGCATATGAAAACCACTGACTGAATAACCAATGAACAATTAACcattaaacaattaaaacaattacaGACGAGTGAAAACATGAGAGGGGAAATCAGACGACCCcttgtggccaccaggggcattgcattaatggcattggtTGTGCTAGACGAACGAGTCCaaataacagaaatgaaatgaatgtatgAACTGTGCCATACATAAGCATGATGTAACTTACATCAaaggacaaaatacaaaactcTCTTAAACTTATGTTAAACACAGACCTTATATTCGTTAGAAATCAAAATGCCTATGGGAAAAAAGCATGAGGAATCTGCAGAGGGAACACATGGCTCAAAATGCTAACTCTTTTCCGGGATttttcatcattacattacattacattattggcatttggcagacgctcttatccagagcgacgtacagttgattagactaagcaggagacaatcctcccctggagcaatgcagggttaagggccttgctcaagggcccaacggctgtggggatcttattgtggctgcagcgggattagaaccaccgaccttgcgtgtcccagtcctttaccttaaccactacgctacaggccgccctatggaATTAGGACTACAAACTGTAGCACtccattatgactggaagagagtgctagagTCAGATGAGATCAACATTAAAtgtgtttggcagcaaaagaggaatacaaggagaagcacctcctAATTTACCcatttccaccccccccccccccccgatatctgtgtgtaagtgtcaatatctcaaaaatgttttattgcacACGCATGGTTGGggacttaaatgaaagaagagagTTCTGACATTCCGAAACCTGAGACAGCACAAAttcatgtcagagcatgtacacacagggTATCCAAAAGTAcactaaaacacaaaaaaagccttgtgtttttatagtttagcaatgaatatctcaatttctaagtcaaggaccaaccctaAACTATGTTACATTGTGCACAAACtcgatgtcaacttgtgtacaaaatatagTAAAGATATTTACAGGTATTAAAATTTCAGATGAGGTTtctcaaaactgcacccagatggcGTCAAATGTCCCCAAATATATCCAATTATGAAACATCTGCAGATCTTtctgtccagacacatgaatgatcggAAAAGCTTATTGTTCTATTaaagccgtgtgtgtgttttattcgcATAACTGAGAGTATGTTTGTATAAAGCTccccaaaaaggattactcaacctAATGCTTTCTTACAAATCcgcattacatttaaaatggaactttatttcaaaattaggttagcCAGAGTCCTGACAGCTCTGTTTGCCACTATAATTACAAATTTACAAAAAAGGTAGGAAACCCCCCTACAAGAAGTGTGCCATGTTTGTTCAGtattgaaatgacctagcaatgaaATTCTGCAATGTACGCAAGTACTTCAAGATGGAATTTTCATCGGTTTTCTCTTCTTTCCTttcaactttcctttctatttggaaAATTAACTTTGTGAGATACCATACAGATGCaacaaacatattgacagaaacctttGAATTTTGCCTTCGCAATGCACCTAttaacatataataataatagttttaaaACTCTTTAAATTAGATGAATAAGGCAAATTCGgcccatttcattcaaaatgaaacaagGTGCTAATTATTCTCTAGAAAGGGAGGGGCGATGCCATGTGCGAGAACGCCAACTGTAAACCATGataaaatgacatacaaaaGCTAGGCTATTTGcttcttttgaggtaaacatttttcatcacggaacacatttcattacggaaaatggcacAGTGGACTGGACATCATGAGTAAGTGCACTTCTTACGTGCATACTGAAACTTAGTTTAAATATTCAGTAATATGCACATTTTTTAATTCCCAccctctaaccattgcatctcaaaataatacatacgtgatgtgtaggGGCATAGCCAGGACTCTAAAACTGGGTATCCTCACACAATTggtattagcatactgtatctaggtttgaggaaaaagcagaaataacttagctaaacattacattacattacattacaggcatttggcagacgctctcatcaagagtgacgtacagtcgattagactgagcaggagacaatcctcccctggtgcaatgcagggttaagggtcttgctcaagggcccaacggctgtgcggatcttattgtggctacaccggggatcgaaccaccgaccgccgaccttgggggtcccagtcaagtaccttaaccactaccctacaggctgcccctaaacagaccaactccaagaACAAGTGTATTCTtacgatcatattggtaaatgcgtgtgctgtattgcaacttctctctgtgttcgtctgaatattcagtaatgtgCGTTTGTAAATTACCATTACAATAACTTGCATACTCTGTACTTCCACAGTGTTGTTTTTCCCATGTCCATCCTGCGAAGAGTGTGATGCCCCTTTGTGCTTGCAgctaaacatgaactgttttgaaaaatgacacgcacgtgtttgtgaatggcatcttcgttgtatgtagtttgtgtggtgattgtaaaatgtatttgtttctatcttctaaatggctcactgagtattgcttttttcttagaggtagggaggggtcaggccaggtaTGAAAAGCCTACTTATCTGGCAGGACCGCATGCCACATTAATATTCATTGcagaaaggccattagccctcccattgtcaactggtgctgaaaaatagtagtgaTAACActatgtttttgtaatttattttatattcataattgGATTTGCTcaaatattttgtcatcttttgatgcctagatgaacaaatttcagtgatccaaaaatgttgttacaattgattagtatgtgtttttacagcattcatgttttcaaaactactatttacaatttgtatgattctagagcaatttacaaccaacatatgattctgacctactcTTGTGAAAACAAAGGCATAAAACgctttggaatcactgtatttaaagttgatgaaaatgacaaaaatcagagcatggcacagtcaccacttttcctcattttgccctcaggCCCCAGAGGATTAACCAGGCTGAGGTTTTATTATGCGGTTTTTATTATCTtgtaaatatgaacgcaaccaTAATTTGAGATGTTGATGTCTCAACAGCGTGGATGGGgttcaaatcctgcagtgctttgagccataaataaacaataaaagaaattaataaaaatcacAGACAATCATGTTGCATTAATTATACATGagcatttcttttattttctgctcCCTTGGTGTTTTGCTCTCAGTCAACATTCCGGGATATAAGAAGGACAGTGAAtgctttgactcactacagtcTCTTCCAACTGATCTATCATCAAGTTCAAGGCCACACGTCTACTCACAAGAGAAAGATTTTATGACAGTGGCTTCCAACCAATAGATTATTAGTTAGACCATTAGTTATTCTATATGAGAGATATCGACTATTAACTATTAACTATTTGGTCTATGCACGTTCTTATTGGTAAGTATTAAGCCTTAATTAATTTAAGAGCTACAGTTTTCTGTTTAGCTTGACGTGCATAGTAATTATTCTAATAGAACTTTGAATCTAAACTAAGTACTGTGTTTCCCTTTCTCgagagaaaatatgaaatgtaaaatatgtatgcGCGTAAGTGAGAAAAGGGCACTCTGACCAGGCAAAACTGTTTCAGGACACCTGCTTATTATAGAGAatagagtttgcaaagattGCTGACTGAACACCAATGACAGGAATAAAACTGGAAGTATGAATCCTTTCATATGAAATCAAAGGGGGGTATTGGGCACTTGGAGCAAAATGCACAGGTACTCAGGTACCCAGTTCTACCCCGGATGTGTCTGTATTTTATGAAGTCGTTAAACGTATGACAAACTAGAATTCATAATGTGATCTTAGCCCTGGAATtattcaaaattattatttgagaCACACAAGATCCATTAACTCAAGAAAGAAGAATGAATGAATCTGAGCTTCTGTGATTTTTGAAGATAATTACTTGATGAATTGTTAACTTTGTCACGCTTGAGGGATTCATTATTGCAGGTTAacctgttgcttatttccaggtcctgaaggactggcttttcagaaggtgagaaACAGTGAGGAGCAAACAAACCTGCCATGAGCCCCCTGAATTCAGTCCACTTTACAAACACCAGTATTGTGCATCCTGACTTCTTTTTCATAAGTGGTTTTGCTGGTATTCCCCACACAAACTACTACTATGTCTTCATGTGCTTTGTTTATGTTCTCACAGTAGTGGTAAACActtttgtcatgtttatgatttacactgaccactgtctccacagtccaaagtacatagcagtttttaatttggctcTGTGTGACTTGGGTGGAAGCACTGCAATCATTCCTAAAATGATTGACACCTTCCTGTTTAAATCACACTTAATCTCCTTTAATGCCTGCTtgacaaatatgttttttatttttttctttatgtgCATACAATCTTTCACTCTCGCTATTTTGTCTTATGATAGATGTGTTGCTATATGCTTTCCACTGAGATACAATGAGATTGTGACTAGTAAATCAATATTGGTGATAACAGCCACATTATGGATTCTTGCAGGAGTGGGCGTTCTCATAGGTGTGATTTTTATCAGCAGACTCTCATTCTGCAAATCCACTGTGATAGACAGTTATTTCTGTGATCACGCCCCCATGCTTCTTTTGGCGTGCAATGATAACACTCCAAGTGTGGTGATTAATTGGACACATCCTATTGTGCTTCTCTGGCTTCCATTACTGTTTATCACAGGTACATACATTTGTATAGCAAGAGCCTTATTAAAAATTGCAGCAACCTCAGAGCGTCTCAAAGCCATGAAAACCTGCACCTCTCATTTGATcttggtgagtgtgttttactTTCCTTTTATTATCACATATGGATTGGGCTCTAACATTCACCAGAATGCCAGGATTATTAACATGTCTCTGACGACCATCTTGCCGCCTGCGTTGAATCCAATCATTTACTCTCTGAAGACAGAGGAATTCACAGCATCTATTAAAAAGCTTTACAGAAGAAAGAAGATACACTATAGAGaaacaattaataaatattttcatcacAAATGAATggatatcaatcaatcaatcaatcaatcaaactttatttgtatagtactTTTCATTCAAGTAAATGCAGTTCAAAGTGCTTTTCATTCAAAGGCAATGTGATTGAACAGAAggttaaaacaataaaacaatgacaactAATACACCCAAGCATTTACATTAAaacttgaaaatataaaaataaagaatgctaaaataaattaagatgGATTAAATCTGAAGGTACATTTCGAGTTTACGtttaaaagattttctgttgCCCTCCGATCCTCAGGGAGGTTGTGCCAATGAAGTTTGGGGCCGCCCCCTCACCTGTTTAGGCCCTTGCTCACTTAGCGCTGCTCTACCACGCTGCGCTGCCAGACTGCCAGCTGCATTGCTCGAATTTCCCAGCTCTGGAAATCATAcaaaagctgccctgctgtctgGCTCATTCTGCCTGCTAAACCCATAGCGCTGCCTAGCTCATTCTGCATGGTAAacccatagcactgcctggctcattctgcatgctaaagccatagcgctgcctggctcattctccatactaaagccatagcgctgcctggctcattctgcatgctaaagccatagcgctgcctggctcattctccatgctaaagccatagcgctgcctggctcattctgcatgctaaagccatagcgctgcctggctcattctccatattaaagccatagcgctgcctggctcattatGCATGCTAAacccatagcgctgcctggctcattctgcatgctaaagccatagcgctgcctggctcattctgcatgctaaagccatagcgctgcctagCTCATTCTGCATACtgaagccatagcgctgcctggctcattctgcaagctacagccatagcgctgcctagCTCATTCTGCATACtgaagccatagcactgccaggctcattctgcatgctaaagtcatagcgctgcctggctcattctgcatgctaaagccatagtgctgactggctctttctgctgcattgcTCGTTTTTGGTATGCTGTCACTCCTGTGCTGCCCTTGCTCATATGGCATGCTATTGCCTCATTTGCTAGCTGCATTTGCTCAAATGATCCTGCTTATTACTAAATCATGCCACATACCCGCCAATACCCCAGCATCCACCTgtgagctctgcttctcaaAACCCACATTGTTTTTGTTACTTTTCAAGAGTTGCAGTGGTCATCTCAGGTTCCGTTACATACTCTTTGAATGTAACAAGTGACAATACACCTATCTGGGCCAGTTGGTCTTTACGTGAGGTGTGGTTATGGTACCTGTCGGCATGTCGCTATTTTGATGCTGTTCGTTACAAATGccgcaacacaaataaacatgcataTTTCACCGTGGTTATGCAGTGcctctccttttatgcatcaCTGTTGTGATGTCAAACATGCCGATGCTGTATCTTACAACTAACTTTTCCTCCTCAGCCAAGTGGGAAATTTCGGTGTTTTTCCAAATTTCAAGCATTCCCACTGTGATTTTCCTTAGTGCAAATTCAAAGTTTGCAGAGATACACAGGAGAGGCACCTCATGCCTACGGTGAAATATGATGGTTGGTCAGTGATGTTTTCCAGGAGATTTTGATTCCAGCGGTCCAGGGACAATGGTTAAGGTCAATGGTATCATGGATTCCATGTATCAGGTCATTTTGGCTGACGATCAGtttgcctctaccacaaggctgagaattagctgtaggtggactttccagaaAGACAATTACTGTACCCAaatcacaatacacacacaaatggttcTGCGACAGCAAAAtatatgttctgcaatggccatctcagaaGTTGGAtttcaatccaatcgaaaacctgtgggctcaactgaagagggcagttcataaacacacacccaagaatgtgaaggatattgcaaggatctgcatagaggaatggtccaaataTGTTAtcatgaaatctatttttttattaaattaatgtttcattt contains:
- the LOC133133418 gene encoding olfactory receptor 1F1-like; this encodes MSPLNSVHFTNTSIVHPDFFFISGFAGIPHTNYYYVFMCFVYVLTVVVNTFVMFMIYTDHCLHSPKYIAVFNLALCDLGGSTAIIPKMIDTFLFKSHLISFNACLTNMFFIFFFMCIQSFTLAILSYDRCVAICFPLRYNEIVTSKSILVITATLWILAGVGVLIGVIFISRLSFCKSTVIDSYFCDHAPMLLLACNDNTPSVVINWTHPIVLLWLPLLFITGTYICIARALLKIAATSERLKAMKTCTSHLILVSVFYFPFIITYGLGSNIHQNARIINMSLTTILPPALNPIIYSLKTEEFTASIKKLYRRKKIHYRETINKYFHHK